The Streptomyces sp. NBC_01463 DNA window ACCGGCAGCCGCAGCGCCTCCTCCAGGAGCGGAATGTCGAACCTCGCGTCGTGGGTCAGCACGCACAGCACGGTGCGCGCGTCGGTCTCCGTGCCGGCGAGGTAGCGGTGCGGCCAGTCGACGACGAGGTCGTCCGCCTCGGGGAAGCGGGCACGGGTGGCGAAGACCGGCCGGGCGTCGCACACCGTCACGTGATGGCCGAGGAACTTCCCCGCCCGCACGAGCGCCGTCGCGAAGTCCACCGCACCGAACACGATCATCCGGGGCGGCGGCACGCTCGACTCCACGAACAGGGTCAGTCCGCCCGGGCAGCTCGTCCCGTCCTCCGCGAGTTCGGCGGATCCGGTGCGCCCGGAGTCCAGGAGCGCCCGGGCCTGCGCCGCCGCCTCGCGGTCGAGGTCCGCACGCCCGTCGAGGCTCCCCTCGTACGTTCCGTCGGCCCGGACGAGCAGGGCGCGGCCGAGCAGTCCTTCGGGGCCGCGGACCACGCGGGCGAGCGCCGCCGGCTCGCCGCGGTCCGCGGCCGACAGCGCCGCCCGGACCACCGGTGCGCCGGAGCGCACCGGTGTGACGAGCACGTCGATGACGCCGCCGCAGGTGAGTCCCACGGCGAAGGCGTCCTCGTCGCTGTAGCCGAACCGCTCGCGTACCGTCCGGCCGTCCTGGAGTGCCTGGACGCAGAGCTCGTACACGGCCCCCTCCACACAGCCGCCGGAGACCGAGCCGATGACCGTGCCGTCGCCGTCGACGGCCATCGCGGCGCCGGGGCCGCGGGGTGCGCTGCCGCCGACCTCGACCACGGTGGCGACGGCGAAGTCCCGGCCCTCCTGGGACCAGCGGTGCAGGGCCGCCGCGATGTCAAGCACCGCTGGCTCCCTCCGCCCCCGGCCGGGCCTCTTCCGCCGCCAGGACGCGGTCGGGGCGGATCGGCAGCCGGCGGTGGCGTACCCCGGTCGCGTGCCACACCGCGTTGGCGATCGCCGCGGCGACGCCCACGATGCCGATCTCGCCGATGCCCTTGATCCCCACCGGGTCCTCCGGGTCGTGGTCGTCGACCCAGTCCGCCTCGACGTGCGGCACATCGGCGTGGGCGGCGACGTGATAGCCGGCCAGGTCGGCGTTGACGTAGCCGCCGGACGCCCGGTCGCGGACCGCCTCCTCGTGGAGGGCCATCGAGATGCCCCAGGTCATGCCGCCGACGAGCTGGCTGCGGGCGGTGAGCGGGTTGACGACGGTGCCCGCGGCGAAGATGCCCAGCAGCCTGCGGACGCGCACCTCGCCGGTGGTGACGTCGACCGCGGTCTCGGCGAACTGCGCCCCGTAGGAGTGCCGTTCCTTCTGGGCCATGGCGCCGATGGCGTCGGAGGTGTCGGCCCTGGTGGTGAGTCCCTCCGGCGGAACGGACCCGCCGAGCGCGAGCAGCTCCCGCAGTTCGTCCGCGGCCAGCCGCACCGCCCAGGCCCAGGAGCGCGTGCCCATGGAGCCTCCGGCGATCCAGGCCGGTCCCAGGTCGCTGTCGCCGAGGCGGACGCGGATGCGCTCCGGGTCCGTCCTCAGCGCGTCAGCGGCGACCGAGGCCATCGCGGTCCGTGCGCCGGTCCCGATGTCGGCGGCGTTGATCCGCACGGTGTACGTGCCGTCGGGCTCCGCGGTCACGGCGGCCGTGGAGGGGCCGACGCCCGCGGGGAAGGACGCCGCCGCCATTCCGGTACCCAGCAGCCAGCGCCCCTCGCGGCGCAGTCCGGGGCGCGGGTCGCGCTCCGCCCAGCCGAACCTGCGGGCCCCTTCCTCCAGGCAGGCGCGCAGATTGCGGCGGCTGAACGGCAGCCCGGAGACGGGGCCCGCCGCGGGTTCGTTGCGCGCCCGCAGCTCGACCGGGTCGATGCCGCTCCTCTCGGCCAGCTCGTCGAGGGCCGATTCCACGGCGAAGGAGCCCGGTGCCTCGCCCGGCGCACGCATCCAGGTCGGGGTCGGCACGTCGAGCCGCACCACCTGGTGCCGGGTGTGGTGCGCGTCGGCGTCGTACATGGTGCGTCCCACGTTGGCGCTCGACTCGATGAACTCGTGCACGGTCGAGGTGAGGCTCAGCGCCCGGTGGTCGAAGGCGCTCAGACGGCCGTCCGGGCCGGCGCCGAGTGTGATCCGCTGCGCCGTGGGGCTGCGGTAACCGACCAGGGAGAACATCTGGCGACGGGTCAGCACGACCCGCACGGGGCGGTGCAGCAGGGTCGTGGCCATGACGGCCGCCACCTGGTGCGGTGCCAGGCCCTTCGACCCGAAGCCGCCGCCGACGTGCTCGGAGCGCACCCGGACGGAGCCCGGATCGAGGGAGAACAGCGAGGCGAGTTCGCTCGACACCCAGAAGGTGCCCTGGTTGGAGTCGACGACGTCGAGCCGGCCGCCCTCCCAGCGGGCCGTCGCCGCGTGCGGCTCCATGGAGTTGTGGTGCTCCTCCGGGGTGGAGTACTCCTCGTCCACGACGAAGGCGGCGGCCTTCAGCCGGGCTTCCAGATCCCCCTTCTCCGTCTCCGCGTCCGAGCCGTCCGGGGTGTAGGCCCCGGCATGCCCGGCGAGGAACTCCACGTCGTGCGGTTCCTCGTCGTAGCGGACCACGAGCGCCTCGGCGGCCTCCCTGGCCTGCTCGGACGTCTCGGCGACGACCAGCGCAACGGGCCAGCCGACGAACGGCACCCGGTCGTGCTGGAAGAGCCCGACGACGGGGTTGGGGCGGCCCAGCATGCCCGTGTAGTCGGTGTCGATGCGCGGTGCGTTCCCGTGGTGCAGGACGGTGAGGACTCCGGGCATGGACCGGACGGGAGCGTCCTCCACGGACCGGATCCGGCCGCGCGCCACGGTGGAGAGGACCAGCCAGCCGTGGGCGAGCTCGGCGAAGGGGATCTCCCCCGCGTAGCGGGCGGCGCCGGTGACCTTGTCCCGGCCCTCCACGCGGGTGCGGGAGGAGCCGACGGCTCCCTGGACGGTGGTGCTGTCGGTGGTCGTGGTCATCGGGCGGCCTCCTCGGCGAGTTCGGTGAGTACGGCCACGACGAGATTGCGCATCAGCGTCACCTTGTATCCGTTGTCCGGGAGGGCCTCGGCCGCCGCCAGTTCGGCGTCGGCCGCCGCGGCGAACGCCTCCGCGCTCGCCGGTCCCCCGGTCAGGGCGCGCTCGGCCGCACGGGCCCGCCAGGGCCGGGACGCCACCGCGCCGAAGGCGAGCCGCACCTCGCGGACGGTGCCGTCCTCGACGTCGAGCGCGGCGGTGAGGGAGCCGATCGCGAAGGCGAAGGAGGCCCGCTCGCGCACCTTGCGGTACCGGGAGTGCGCGGCCACCCCGGCCGGCGGCAGGGTGACGCCGGTGATCAGGGCGCCGGGCGGCAGGGCCGTCTCGATGTGCGGGGTGTCGCCCACCGGCAGGTAGAAGTCGCCGATCGGCAACTCGCCCGGCCCGTCGGCCGTTTCGTACGAGACGACGGCGTCGAAGGCCGCGAGCGCGACCGCCATGTCGGACGGGTGGGTGGCCACGCAGTGCTCGGATGCGCCCAGGATCGCGTGATTGTGGTGCTCGCCCGCCCGGGCGGGGCAACCGCTGCCGGGGGTCCGCTTGTTGCACGGCTTCCCGAGGTCGCCGAAGTAGCCGCAGCGGGTCCGCTGGAGCAGGTTGCCGCCGACCGTGGCCATGTTCCGCAGCTGCCCGGAGGCGCCCGCCAGCACGGCCTGGGCCAGCGCCGGGTAGTGACGGCGCACATCGGCGTGCGCGGCGAGGTCGCTGTTGGTGACGGTGGCCCCGATGTGCAGCCCGCCGTCGGGGGTGAACGTGATGTCGCCGAGAGGGAGTTCCTGGACGTCGACGAGAGTCGTGGGCCGCTCCACGCCGGCCTTCATCAGGTCGACGAGATTGGTGCCGCCGCCCAGGAAGCGGGCGTCGGGGTCCTCGGCGAGCAGGGCCACCGCCCCGGAGACGTCCAGGGCGCGTTCGTATCCGAATTCCCTCATGCCACGACCTCCTCGGACTCGGCCGCGGAGGTTTCCGCCGCGCGCGCGACGGCCTGCACGATCGACACGTAGGCGCCGCAGCGGCAGAGGTTTCCGCTCATCCGCTCGCGGATCTCCTCGGCGGAGAGCGCGGGCACCCCGGCCTCCGGACGTACGTCTTCGGTCACGGCGCTCGGCCAGCCCGCGGCGTGCTCCTCGATCACCGCGAGGGCCGAACAGATCTGTCCGGGCGTGCAGTAGCCGCACTGGTAACCGTCGAGATCGAGGAAGGCCTGCTGCACGGGGTGCAGCCGGTCGCCGTCGGCGACGCCTTCGATGGTGGTGATCGCGCGCCCCTCGGCAGCGACCGCGAGCTGCAGACAGGAGACGGCCCGGCGCCCGTCGAGGAGCACCGTACAGGCGCCGCACTGCCCCTGGTCGCAGCCCTTCTTGGTGCCGGTCAGATCGAGACGCTCGCGCAGGGCGTCGAGCAGGGTGGTGCGGTGGTCGACGGGCAGGGTGTGCTTTTCGCCATTGATGTTCAGAGTGATGGCACTGGACGTCGATGGGGCCATGATCAGCCTTCTTTCGCATTGCTTATGCGCGTCGAACGAGACGATCCGGCGGAAGTACCGAGTGGGAGAGGGCCATTCCGGTGGTAGCAGGAAATGAAAGACACCGGTCGGCCACACTGGCCCGGTCTGCCGCTATGGTGGAGTGAAGCGGACAGCTGTCCGCTTTATCTGTCGAACCTAGCGGACAGCTGTCCGCTCAGCAAGACCGGCTCAGCCGTGTGTCGGAAGGAGGAGGCGTGCAGGAGGAGAAGGGCACGCCCCAACGCCCGGACGCGCAAAGGAATCGCGAGCGCATCCTGGACGTCGCGCTGGCTGAGCTCACCCGGTCCGCGGACGCCCCGGTGAGCGTCATCGCGAAGAAGGCGGGCGTGGGGCAGGGGACGTTCTACCGGAACTTCCCCAACCGCGAGGCCCTGGTCCTGGAGGTCTACCGCTACGAGATGCAGCAGGTCGCCGACACCGCGGCCCAGTTGCTCAGGACCCGCGCGCCCGACCGGGCCCTGCGGGAGTGGATGGACCGGCTGGCGCAGTACGCCATGGCCAAGGCCGGACTGGCCGACGCCCTGCGCACCACCGCCAGCAGATACGGCAGCCTGGCCCAGCTGGGCCACGACCCGGTGACCCGCGGCCTCACCCTCCTGCTGAACGCGAACGAGGAGGCGGGCACGATCCGCCCCGGGGTGACCCCCGACGACTTCGTGCTCGCCATCGCCGGACTCTGGCAGCTGGACCCGCACAGCGACTGGCAGCCCAGAGCCCGCTGGCTGCTGGACCTCGTGATGGACGGGCTCCGGGCCGGGGCACCGGGTGCGGGCGGGCCTTCGCCGCAGCCCTAGGCCTGTTGACCCGCGGGGCCTCTCACGAGGCAGCGGATCCGATCACCACCGTGCGCGCCCACGCGGGCGGTGTGTCCGGGACGTATTCGGCGTCGTCCTCGTCCCATCGCCGCCGGCCGGGCCGGTCGAACAGGCCCACCACGGTCCGGCACGGCGGCGGCGCACTGGGCCAGGGAGTCTGTCCGTCGGTGAGGGCCACGATGACGTCGGGCCGTGGCTGGGACCTCAGCGCCTTGGCGAAGCCGGCACGCAGATCCGTGCCCCCGCCGCCCAGCAGCACGATGCCCTCGGCCCGGCAGAGCGGGTGCACCACCCGGGTCGCAGCGTCGCAGGACAGCACGGTGACCAGATCCCGACGGCCGCCCACCGCACGGGAGATGGCGGCGACCTCCAGCAGGGCGGTGCCCAGTTCGGTGTCGCTGACCGATCCGGACGTGTCGACGACCACCGAGACCCGCGGCGGCCTGCGCCTGAGGCTCGGCAGTACGGCTCCGGGCACACCGGCCGAGCGGCGCGACGGCCGGCCGTACGTGTAGTCCTCCCCCGCCCCCGAGCCCGAAACCGCCGAGCGGAGCGCCGCACCGAGCAACTGCCGCCACGGCTGCGGCGGGTGGAAGGCCTCCTCCGCCCACCGCCGCCACCCCTTCGAGGCGCTCCCCGGCCGGCCGGTGATGCCCTGGGCCACCCGGAAGCGCACCGCGTCCCGCTCCTGCTCACTGAGGCCGTGGCCGCCGTCCGGCCCCAGGTCCCACTCCCGCTCCAGCCCGTCGGCGCCGCTGCCGCAGTCCAGCCAGGCCAGGTCCTGCGTACGCGGGCCGAGTCCGAACTGCCGCAGATAGTCCTCCATCAGCTCGCCCTCGGGGAGGTCCAGGGTCGCGGGCTCGACGGCTCCCTCGGGCCGGACCAGGCCGTCGCCGTACACGTCGTCGTTGATCTCGCAGTCGGCCGCGATGTTCATCCGCAGCCGCTCGGCCCGGCCGGTCAGCCCGCGCTCCCGCGCCACCCGGTCGCTGCGCCCGTGGTGGTCGCGCAGCAGGTGCGACACCTCGTGCACCCAGACGCCGGCGAGTTCCTCCACCGGTGTCCGGTCCACGAAGCCCGGCGCGACGTAGCACCGCCAGTGCCGGTCGACCGCCATCGTCGGGACCTGCCGCGACTCCACGGTGTGCAGGGCGAACAGCGCCGTCGCCAGGTAGGGCCGGGCCAGGGCCGCCTGCAGCCGGGCGGCGAAGAGCTTGTCGCGGTCCAGCATCCCCGCGCCGCCCGCGGTCACCGGCCGGCCTTGGTGGCGGCCGTGGCACGGGCCGCCGCCTGCTCGGCGCGCCGCGAGAGCAGCACGGCCCCGGAGAGCGCCTCGATCGACGCCGGTACGTCCCAGTCCCCCTGCCTGAGCGTGGCGAGTGTCGTGGCGGGGACGACGACCAGGTCCGGCGCCCCGGTCTCCAGCGCCCTGACCAGGAGGGCCCAGGCCGCGTCCCAGCGGGCCTTCTCCGGGCGTCGCCGGACCGCCGCCACCACGCCGTCGAGCACAGCCTGGCGCAGGTCCCCCCGCTCGGGCAGATCGGCGCCGGCCGGGTCGGCGAGCAGGTCCTCCGGGTCCGGAAGGTCCATCCGCTCCAGGCTCGCCAGGAGTTCCAGCCCGGGACCGTCCCCCACCGTTCCTCTGACCAGCAGGGACAGCACGTCGCGTGAGGCGTCGGCGGCGGTCGCGAAGGCGATCAGCCGCAGGGTCATCTCCCAGCTCCGCGGCGAGGGCCAGGCTCCGCCCCTGCGGGTCTCCCCGCTGGGCAGCCGGTGGACGAGCGCGGGGCGTGCGGAGAGCAGTCCGCACACCGCCCGGCGCGCGAAGCCGACGGCGTCGGCGAGGCGTTCGGGGGCGAGCCGGGGCAGGGTCGCACGGGGCCAGGTGCCGCCGAGGCCACGGACGACGACCTCGTGGTCGTGGACCCACTGGAGGTGGACGAACCGGTTGGCCAGCGGCGGGCTCAGCTCCCAGCCGTCGGCCGCCGAGGAGCGCGGGTTGGCGGCGGCCACGATCCTTACCCCCGGCGGAAGTCGGAGCGCGCCGATGCGCCGCTCCAGGACGAGGCGGAGCAGGGCGGCCTGGACGGCGGGCGGCGCGGTGGAGAGCTCGTCGAGGAACAGCAGTCCGCGGCCGGCCCGCACCAGGCGCACCGCCCAGTCCGGCGGGGCCATCGGGACACCCTGTTCCGCCGGGTCGTCGCCCACGATGGGCAGCCCCGAGAAGTCGGACGGTTCGTGGACGCTGGCGATGACCGTGGTCAGCGGGAGGTCCAGGGAGTCCGCGAGCTGGGTGAGGGCGGCGCTCTTGCCGATGCCCGGCTCTCCCCACAGGAGTACGGGCAGGTCGGCGGCGACGGCCAGGGTCAGGGCCTCCAGCTGGGTGTCGGGGCGCGGTTCGGTGGTGGTGTCGCTCAGGAGGGCCACCAGCTCGCCCGCGACGTCCAGTTGGGAGGCGGCGGCCCGGTCGTGGGCGGGGCGGGTGGGCGCGGACAGGGTGCGTGTGGGCATGGCGATCACCTTGGGGTCTCGGTACGGAAGGGATGCGGCGTCGATCGCGGGGGACGAAGGCCCTCGGTTCAGCGGAAGGTTGCGTGGCGGGGAAGCCGGTACGGGTGCCGGTCCCGGGAGCGCGGGTGTTCCGGGCGGGCGCTGCCCGGACCGTGTCCCATCAGGTCCGCGCGGAACAGGCCGTAGTCGATCCGCCGCTGGGCGGCGGTCTCCAGTTCGTCCCGCAGGGCTCCGCTGCGCAGTACGGCGCCGGGGCCCAGCAGCCCTTCGACGACGGCCAGCGCACCGGTGATGTCGCCGTGGTCCAGGCGCTCCCGGACGCCGTCGAGGCATTCCGGGCGGCGGTGGGCCGCGTCGATGGCCTGGAGACACGGCATCGGCGTGCCCGTCAGGGCGGCCAGGAGTTCCTCGCGCCGGACCTCGGCGGGGTCGTGGTCGAGGGGCACCAGCACCCCGTCGACCAGGCCGATGCGGTGCCGCGCGCCCCGGCACTCCACCGGGCGCGGCTGCCCGGCACCGTCCGGGACCGGTGACGGCCGTACCGGTACGTGATCCGGGACGAGCGCCGAGGCGACCAGCGGGTGCAGCCGGCCGGCGTCGACGGCGCCGGTGCGGATGAGCTCCAGGTCGGGCAGGGCCCAGGTCGCCGCGTCGGGCAGGACCGGTGGCGCGGTGCCGGCTCCCGCCGCGGGCGCCGGCGTGAGGCGCAGGACGGGCGCGCCGGCTCCGTCGTCGTCCGCGTCGAGGCTCAGGAGCAGGCGGTGGCGGCCCCCGAACCGTACGAGGAAGGTCCCCGCGGTCGCGGACCCGCCCTCGGCGCGCAGGAGCAGGGCGGCCTCGTCCGCCCAGCGGCCGACGGCGCAGCGCCGGCCCCGCGGCACCATGTCCCGTACGGTACGGTCCGGTTCGGGCTCGCCGCCGTCGGCCGGCCGGTCGGCCCCGGACCGGCCGCGCAGTTCACCGGTCCTGCGCGCGTCCCAGAGGTGACGGTGCAGGTCGAGGCGGAACCGCCGGCTGGGGTGGGGGTGCGGGTGGCGGCGGGCGCCGGCCTCGGTACGGGAACCGTCCCACAGCGCGAGGCTGATCCGCTGTCCGGCGTCCGCCCAGGCCGGCGGTGTCCGGACCACGAGGTGCACGGGTGCGCGGCCACCCGGTTCCTCGGAGTCGTACCGGGCCAGCGCGATCGTCAGCCCCGGGCGCAACAGCCCGTGCGGGGCGATCCTCGGCAGGTGCCAGCGGAGCAGGTCCGGCACCAGGTGGCGCAGGTCGGTCCGGACCCGGGTGGCGAGTTCGCTGCCGTGGGTGCGTGCCAGGGAGCGTGGCTTCAGGTCGACGTCGATGCCCGCGGCGGCGCAGGCCCCGGACCAGTCCCCGGCGTGGCGGCGGGCGGTCGCGGTCTCGATCATGGAGGGCGGCACGGCGAACTCGCGCACGCGCAGCCAGAAGGACAGGAAGGGATCCCGATTCGCGTTCGCGATGAGCATCAGCACTCACCTTGCGCGGACGGGTCCCCCAATCTGAGAGCAGTGTGTGTCGTCATCGCGGGCAGCGTAGCGCGCCGCGTCCGTGCCCGCCACGCCTTTTCCGCGACACTGCCCGGGCCGGCGCATAGGGTGCCGGGATGATCGGGATCCCGGAGGTGTTCACGCGCGGCACCCTTGCGCGCGAGGGTGCGGCAGGAGCGGCCTGGATCGCCGGACTGCCGCTGCTGGTGGACGAGTTGCTCGAACGCTGGGAGTGCGTTCCGGACGGCGAGGTCGTGCACGGAGGGGTCGGCGTCATCGTGCCGGTCCGTCGGCGGGGCGCGGCGGACGCGGTGCTGAAGGTGTCCTTCCCGCACCCCGGCAACGTCCACGAACCGGATGCGTTCGTCGCGTGGGAGGGGCGCGGAGCGGTCCGGCTGTACGAGCGTGACGACGGGCGTTTCGCGATGCTGCTGGAGCGTGTGGGGATGTCGGACCTCGGGGAGGTCGCGGACAACGACGAAGTCGTGCGGGTGGCGGGCCGCCTCAGTCACCGGCTGGCCGTACCGGCTCCGCCGGGGCTGCCCCGGCTGCGGGAGCAGGCCGGGGCCTGGGAGGAGCAACTGCGCACGGATGCCCGGGAGCTGCCCCATCGGCTGTCGCGCCGGGCGGTGGACGCCGCCGTGGCCACGGTCCGCGAACTGGGCTCCACCCAGCCGGACGTGATCGTCCACGGCGACCTCCACGCCAGGAACATCCTGCGCGCCGACCGCGAGCCGTGGCTGGCCGTCGACCCGAAGGGCTACGCGGGCGACCCGGCGTACGACGGCGGCACCCTCCTCAAGACGCGGGCGCTCGCGCTCCGGGGCGCGGGCGACCTGCGCACGGCTGCCGGCCGCACGCTGGACATCTTCGCCGAGGCGGCGGAGCTCGACCGTGAGCGCACCCGCCGCTGGGCGCAGCTCCATGCGGTGCAGGGCGCGTTCTGGGGCCGGCGGCACGGATACCGCAGGGCTCGCAGCGGCCCCGGGCGGGACGGTCTCACCGTCCTCATCGAGTCGCTCGCCGAGGTGCTCACGGACCCCGCCTGAACGCCCGCCGGGGGCAAACCCCCCGCCTCAACGCCTCCGCCACTCCTCGGCCAGCAGCTGGTAGGAGCGCACCCGGTCGGCGTGGCCGTGCGTGATGGTGGTGATCAGCAACTCGTCGGCGCCCGTGGCCTCCTGGAGGCGTTCGAGCTCGTCGGCGACGCGTCCGGGCGATCCGACGAACTGGGTGTCGACGCGGTCGGCGACCAGTTCCCGGTCCGCGTCGCTCCACGGAAGGGCGCGGGCCTCCTCCGGGGTGGGGTACGCGATGGCCCCCTCGGCCGTGCGGATGGAGCGGACCCAGGGGCCGTACCCCGTGGCCAGCTCGCGGGCGGTCGCGTCGTCCTCGGCGACGACGACGTCCGCGGAGACGCTGACGTACGGCTTGTCGAGCTCGTCGGAGGGCCGGAACGCCGCACGGTAACCCTCGGCCGCCTCCAGCACGGTGGCCGGGCTGACGTGGTAGTTCGCGGCGAAGCGCAGACCGTTGCGGCCGGCCACGTCCGCGCTCTGTCCGCCGCTGCTGCCCAGGATCCACACCTGGAGGTCGGCGCCCTCGCCGGGGACGGCGTGTGCCTCGATGCCGTCGTCCGAACGGTACGTGCCGTGCAGCAGCGCGAGGATGTCGTCGATCTGTTCGCCGTAGTCCTGTGCCCGGGCGCCCGGCTGGTGCAGGAGCCGTTGCTGGAGCGCTGTCCGGGGTGAGCCCAGCAGGTGTTCGAAGGAGAAGCGGGGCGGGATGCGCAGCCCGTTCGGGGTGCGTCCGTCGGTGACCGGGATCGTGGTCGGCGCGGGCCCGTCCTTGCGCTCCGGCGGACGTCCGCCGGAGCGGCCGAGGCCCAGGTCGAGGCGCCCCGGGTGCAGGGCGTCGATGAGGCCGAACTCCTCGACCGTGGACAGGGCGGTGCGGTGCCCCAGCTGCACGGCTCCGGAGCCGATCCTGATCGTCGAGGTCGCCGAGGCGGTCAGGGCCAGGACGACGGCGGGCGAGGTGCCGGCCACGCCGGGGTTGAGGTGGTGCTCGGCGAACCAGTAGCGGGCGTAGCCGAACTCCTCGGTCCGGCGGGCCAGGTCGAGGGTGTTGTGCAGCGCGTCGCCGGCCGTGGCGCCGGAGGGAACCGGTATGAGGTCGAGGACGCCGAGAGGGATGCGGGACATGACCGGGGTGCTCCTCAGCGGTTGGTCGGGACGGGGACGGGCCCGGCGAGCACGGGGGCCCAGTCGAACGGCGGGTCGGGGATCTCGCGTCGCAGGACCGGGGCGACCTCGGACTGGAAGAGCGCGAGGGAGCCCCGGTGCTGGGCATCCGTCAGTCCGCCGGCGTCCGCGTTCAGGTGCAGGACGGTGTGGCCGAACTGCTCGTGGTAGCGGTGCACCTTCTCGATGATCTGCTGGGGGCTGCCGATCAGGGCCGAGCTGCGCTCGACGAAGTCCTCCAGGTTCGGGAACACCGGCTCGGCCCCCAGCCGCTTCTGGAAGGCGAGATAGCCCTCGAACACCGGCCGGTAGGCGGCGACGGCCTCCTGCGAGGTCCGGGCCACGTGGACGCCGGCCGTTCCGGCACCGACGGCCGCCAGCGCCGGATCGTGGCCGTAGTGCTCCCACCGCTCCCGGTAGTGCCGGATCAGTTCGGCGTACGGCTCGATCGCGTGGGTGACGTTAGCGGAGAACAGCGGGTCGCCGTAGCGCGCGGCGAGGTCGACCGACTCCCGGCTGGTGGCGCTGCCGTGCCAGACGCGGACGGGCTGCTGGAGCGGCCGCGGCCACACCTCCGCGTCCGTGAGCTCCGGCCGGAAGCGCGGCTGCGCGCTCACCTTGTCCTGGCGCCACAGCCGGCGGAACAGTTCGTAGCCCTCGGCGTTGCGGTCCCACTGGTCCTCGGGGGTGACGTGGAACAGCTCGCGCTGCGCCGTCCCGTTGCCCTTGCCGATGATGAGGTCGAGGCGGCCGCCGGAGAGATGGTCGAGCGTGGCGTAGTCCTCGTGGGCACGCACCGGGTCGAGCAGGCTGAGCGTGGTGACGGCGGTGAACAGCCGGATGCGCGAGGTGAGTGCGGCGATGTGGCTGAGCACGACCGGCGGCGAGGACGAGATGAACGGCCGCTCGTGCCGTTCGCCGACGCCGAAGCCGTCGAATCCGAGCTCCTCGGCCAGCAGCGCGTTGTCGATCACCTCCCGGAAGCGTTCGTTCGTGGACTTCTGGACACCGGTCACCGGGTCCGGAGCGTGGACGATGAGCGTGATGGCCAGGAACTTCATGACGCCACCCGCCCGGACGCCGCGTCGTCGGGGTGGGCCAGGCCGAGGTGGTCGCGCAGCGTCGTGCCCTCGTACTCCGTACGGAACACACCCCGCTCCTGGAGGAGCGGGACGACGGTGTCGGCGAAGACGTCCAGACCGCCGGGGGTGATGTGCGGGGCGAGGATCAGGCCGTCGGCGGCGTCCGCCTGGACGAAGTCGTTGATGGCGGCGGCGACGGTGGCGGCGGAGCCGACGAAGGACTGGCGGCTGCCGGTCTCGATGACCAGGTCGCGGATCGACCAGTTCTTCGCGGCCGCGAGCTCCCGCCACTCCCGGGCGGTGGCCAGCGGGTCGCGGTACATCCGGACCTGGGCCCGGCCGCGGGCGATGGTGTGTTCGCCCGGGTCCGGGTCGATGTCCGGCAGCGGACCCTCCGGGTCGTACGCGGACAGGTCACGGTTCCAGACGAACTCCAGGTGCTTGATCGCGGTGGCGCCGCTGACCTGCTGCCGGCGTACCTCGCGGGCGTGCTCCTGCGCCTCGGCGTCCGTGTCGCCGAGGACGAAGGTGGCGGCGGGCAGGATCAGCAGCTGGTCGTGGGTGCGGCCGTGGCGGGCGAGGCGGCCCTTGACGTCCGCGTAGAACGCCTGCCCCTCCTTCAGGGTGCTGTACCGGCTGAAGATCGCGTCGGCGCCCGCCGCCGCGAACTCGCGGCCGTCCTCGGAGTCGCCGGCCTGGAAGATCACCGGGCGGCCCTGGGGGCTGCGGGGCACGTTGAACTGCCCCTCGATGTCGAAGTGCTGCCCCTTGTGCGCGAACGACCCGGCCCGCGCGTCCCGCAGGAACGTGCCGGTCCCCGGGTCGGCGGCGATCTCGTCGCCGCGCCAGGAGTCGAACAGCTCGTTGGC harbors:
- a CDS encoding NtaA/DmoA family FMN-dependent monooxygenase (This protein belongs to a clade of FMN-dependent monooxygenases, within a broader family of flavin-dependent oxidoreductases, the luciferase-like monooxygenase (LMM) family, some of whose members use coenzyme F420 rather than FMN.); this translates as MSTSNGAGTSTGKPLKQIHLAAHFPGVNNTTVWSDPAAGSHVEFSSFAHLARTAERAKFDFLFLAEGLRLREQGGKIYDLDVVGRPDTFTVLSALAAVTDRLGLTGTINSTFNEPYEVARQFASLDHLSGGRAAWNVVTSWDAFTGENFRRGGFLPQEERYSRAREFLATANELFDSWRGDEIAADPGTGTFLRDARAGSFAHKGQHFDIEGQFNVPRSPQGRPVIFQAGDSEDGREFAAAGADAIFSRYSTLKEGQAFYADVKGRLARHGRTHDQLLILPAATFVLGDTDAEAQEHAREVRRQQVSGATAIKHLEFVWNRDLSAYDPEGPLPDIDPDPGEHTIARGRAQVRMYRDPLATAREWRELAAAKNWSIRDLVIETGSRQSFVGSAATVAAAINDFVQADAADGLILAPHITPGGLDVFADTVVPLLQERGVFRTEYEGTTLRDHLGLAHPDDAASGRVAS